In the genome of Tannockella kyphosi, one region contains:
- a CDS encoding HPr family phosphocarrier protein, with the protein MTHDFIVLDPLGLHAKLLSQLVSQVGVYDSKLTLEYNGKTASLKSIMGLIALGVPTKAICTVRAEGGDEVAAIEKIKTVLVEYGISE; encoded by the coding sequence ATGACACATGATTTTATTGTGCTAGACCCACTTGGGTTACATGCCAAATTATTATCACAATTAGTTAGTCAAGTTGGTGTATACGATAGCAAGTTAACACTGGAATATAATGGAAAAACGGCTAGCTTGAAATCAATCATGGGATTGATTGCATTAGGAGTTCCTACAAAAGCAATATGTACTGTTAGAGCAGAAGGCGGCGATGAAGTAGCTGCTATTGAAAAAATTAAAACTGTCTTAGTAGAATATGGTATTAGTGAATAG
- a CDS encoding HAD-IIB family hydrolase gives MKKKILFIDMDGTIIHGDKLLCSKDVTKIKELQEAGHLVAFNTGRNFSEVQVPLNAFGLSYDYLVLSNGGYLYSKEEGPLYHYTMDQKAAFDILLKAMELDITTYFFDGTNTYCYEQGKSYIDNTGGRTLLEDFDYLGTFQGLSGVELISFHQMDQQIERLMVLKEYIDTNHRDSVTGHVNLHYLDVCAPGCDKGKGVTYLKEKLDVETYCIGDSYNDIPMFEVADHAFTFHRVDKDIQMHTQSQVDYVWQVVDKMLGGS, from the coding sequence ATGAAGAAGAAAATATTGTTTATTGATATGGATGGGACAATCATTCATGGCGATAAGTTACTTTGTTCAAAGGATGTAACAAAAATAAAAGAGTTACAAGAAGCAGGTCATTTAGTAGCTTTTAATACAGGTAGAAATTTTAGTGAGGTACAAGTACCTCTAAATGCTTTTGGATTGTCTTATGATTATTTGGTATTGAGTAATGGAGGATATCTTTATTCGAAAGAAGAAGGTCCATTGTATCATTATACAATGGATCAAAAAGCAGCTTTTGATATTTTATTAAAGGCAATGGAATTAGATATTACTACTTATTTCTTTGATGGAACAAATACGTATTGTTATGAACAAGGGAAAAGTTATATTGATAATACGGGTGGTAGAACATTATTAGAAGATTTTGATTATTTAGGTACATTTCAAGGTTTATCAGGTGTTGAATTAATATCATTCCATCAAATGGATCAACAAATAGAAAGATTAATGGTATTGAAGGAATATATTGATACCAATCATCGTGATAGTGTAACAGGACATGTTAATTTACATTACTTGGATGTTTGTGCTCCGGGTTGTGATAAAGGAAAAGGGGTTACTTATTTAAAAGAAAAATTAGATGTCGAAACATACTGCATTGGTGATTCTTATAATGATATTCCAATGTTTGAAGTAGCAGATCATGCTTTTACTTTTCACCGTGTAGATAAAGATATTCAAATGCATACACAGAGTCAAGTAGATTATGTGTGGCAAGTAGTAGATAAGATGTTAGGAGGGTCGTAA
- a CDS encoding Y-family DNA polymerase, giving the protein MKVYACIDLKTFYASVECVERGLDPFCTNLVVADKQRGRGALCLAISPSLKSLGIRNRCRIYEIPSYIDYLIAKPRMQMYIDYAATIYGVYLEFVAKEDIHVYSIDEAFIDLSSYLKFYKQTPYELVQTMMTRVYQKTGISASSGIGTNLYLAKIALDILAKHQEDGIAYLNESLFKEQLGEHQPLTDFWQIGKGIQRRLHQHHIYTMNDIINTSSEVLYKEFGILSEAMIDHAKGKEIVSIQDIKQYRSVEHSKSKGQVLFEDYNYQDAWLIVKEMVEGLCLELSGMGLVSNHIALSIRYSNEQIRPTGGSMRIDGYTNLYSQMIGYFKVLYQKKTVQDIAIRQVSISMNHLKPKEYFQYTLFDNVEEIEKEKQLQEALHTIQYKYGKNAVLKGMNMQEKATMKKRNLLIGGHNRE; this is encoded by the coding sequence ATGAAAGTATATGCATGTATTGATTTAAAGACGTTTTATGCTTCCGTAGAATGTGTTGAAAGAGGATTGGATCCTTTTTGTACTAATTTAGTGGTAGCAGATAAGCAAAGAGGAAGAGGAGCATTGTGTTTAGCTATTTCTCCTAGTTTAAAGAGTTTAGGGATTAGGAATCGTTGTCGCATTTATGAGATACCTAGTTATATAGACTATCTTATTGCAAAGCCTAGGATGCAAATGTATATTGATTATGCAGCTACTATTTATGGGGTATATTTAGAGTTTGTTGCAAAAGAGGATATTCATGTTTATTCTATTGATGAAGCATTTATAGATTTAAGTAGTTATTTAAAGTTTTATAAACAAACTCCTTATGAATTAGTTCAAACGATGATGACTAGGGTTTATCAAAAAACAGGAATTAGTGCATCCTCAGGTATTGGAACAAATTTATATCTTGCTAAGATAGCTTTGGATATTCTTGCAAAACATCAAGAAGATGGGATAGCATATTTAAATGAATCATTATTTAAAGAACAATTAGGAGAACATCAGCCATTAACTGATTTTTGGCAAATAGGAAAAGGGATACAAAGAAGGTTACATCAACATCATATTTATACAATGAATGATATTATTAATACTAGTAGTGAGGTATTGTATAAAGAATTTGGGATTCTTAGTGAAGCAATGATAGATCATGCGAAGGGAAAAGAGATAGTTAGTATTCAAGATATTAAACAATATCGATCAGTGGAACATAGTAAATCAAAAGGACAAGTATTGTTTGAGGATTATAATTATCAAGATGCTTGGTTGATTGTAAAAGAAATGGTGGAAGGGCTATGTTTGGAGTTAAGTGGGATGGGGCTTGTTAGTAATCATATTGCTTTATCTATTCGTTATTCTAATGAACAAATACGACCAACTGGTGGATCAATGAGGATTGATGGTTATACGAATTTATATAGCCAAATGATTGGTTATTTTAAGGTGTTGTATCAAAAAAAGACAGTGCAAGATATTGCTATTCGCCAAGTTTCTATTTCTATGAATCATTTAAAACCAAAAGAATATTTTCAATATACTCTGTTTGATAATGTAGAAGAAATTGAAAAAGAAAAGCAATTACAAGAAGCTTTACATACTATCCAATATAAGTATGGAAAAAATGCTGTTTTGAAAGGAATGAATATGCAAGAAAAAGCAACGATGAAAAAAAGGAATCTATTAATAGGAGGACATAATCGTGAATAA
- a CDS encoding Gfo/Idh/MocA family protein produces MKLGIMGSGFIIRDFFTFSHLVDGLEVVSMYARNEEKLAEFGKQHSIANQYNEMDAFFEDKEMEVVYVALPNHMHYQACKQALLAGYDVICEKPFTSNKTELEELVELAKKQGKILIEALTTHFLPNMPLVKESISSLGDIKIVTTNYSQYSSRYDAFKQGTILPAFDNAMSGGALMDLNVYNINFVVALFGMPKKVEYMANIEQNIDTSGIVTMDYGTFKAVCIGAKDCKAPVMSTIQGDKGNVMIMGPVSLLNDFTVAKNSDSNVAPTNIQGDEHRMYFEFVKFVEIMKTRDQAYVDASLKVSVDVMDVLTQARKSAGLVFPADLK; encoded by the coding sequence ATGAAATTAGGGATTATGGGTTCAGGATTTATTATTAGAGATTTTTTTACATTTAGTCATCTTGTTGATGGATTAGAAGTAGTTAGTATGTATGCTAGAAATGAAGAGAAACTAGCAGAGTTTGGAAAACAACATTCGATAGCTAACCAATATAATGAAATGGATGCATTCTTTGAAGATAAAGAAATGGAAGTAGTATATGTTGCTTTGCCAAATCATATGCACTACCAAGCATGTAAACAAGCATTGCTTGCTGGTTATGATGTTATTTGTGAAAAACCATTTACTTCTAATAAAACAGAATTAGAAGAATTAGTGGAGCTAGCTAAAAAACAAGGGAAAATATTAATAGAAGCACTAACGACTCACTTTCTACCAAATATGCCATTAGTCAAAGAAAGTATTTCTAGTTTAGGAGATATTAAAATAGTAACAACTAACTATTCTCAATATTCATCACGTTATGATGCCTTTAAACAAGGTACTATTTTACCAGCATTTGATAATGCTATGTCTGGTGGAGCATTAATGGATTTAAATGTTTATAATATTAATTTTGTAGTAGCGTTGTTTGGGATGCCTAAAAAAGTAGAATATATGGCTAATATTGAACAAAATATTGATACTTCAGGAATTGTTACAATGGATTATGGAACTTTTAAAGCAGTATGTATTGGAGCAAAAGATTGTAAAGCACCAGTGATGAGTACGATTCAAGGTGATAAAGGGAATGTTATGATTATGGGCCCAGTTAGTTTATTGAATGATTTTACAGTTGCTAAAAACAGTGACAGTAATGTAGCTCCAACAAATATTCAAGGGGATGAACATCGTATGTATTTTGAGTTTGTTAAATTTGTTGAAATTATGAAAACAAGAGATCAAGCATATGTAGATGCGAGTTTAAAAGTTAGTGTGGATGTAATGGATGTATTAACGCAAGCTAGAAAATCAGCAGGATTAGTGTTTCCAGCAGATTTAAAATAA
- a CDS encoding DUF6465 family protein, translating to MKASMEVQFLGSNVVVADLEKAVKEELKAQKVKVTQIDTLEMFYKPTESVVYYLATMKDESIIDGNINL from the coding sequence ATGAAAGCAAGCATGGAAGTACAGTTTTTAGGAAGTAACGTAGTAGTAGCTGATTTAGAAAAAGCTGTGAAAGAAGAACTAAAAGCACAAAAAGTTAAAGTAACTCAAATTGATACTTTAGAAATGTTTTACAAACCAACTGAATCAGTTGTTTATTACCTTGCTACAATGAAAGATGAATCTATAATTGATGGAAATATCAATTTATAA
- a CDS encoding YolD-like family protein, which produces MNKSRVAQYMPMDALKGLQEAMRAKEQEVKHQKILFEEAMQDIDDTLRSLKIGDEIEVLYYDMGEYHRLKGVLNSFDNQKLCINSTILCICMLYYIDVC; this is translated from the coding sequence GTGAATAAATCAAGGGTGGCCCAATATATGCCCATGGATGCTTTGAAAGGATTGCAAGAGGCAATGCGTGCAAAAGAACAGGAAGTAAAACATCAAAAAATATTATTTGAAGAAGCAATGCAAGATATTGATGATACGTTAAGAAGTTTAAAGATAGGAGATGAAATAGAAGTTTTGTATTATGATATGGGAGAGTATCATAGACTAAAAGGGGTGTTAAATTCGTTTGATAATCAAAAATTATGCATAAATTCGACTATTTTATGTATTTGTATGCTTTATTATATTGATGTGTGTTGA